A stretch of the Aegilops tauschii subsp. strangulata cultivar AL8/78 chromosome 4, Aet v6.0, whole genome shotgun sequence genome encodes the following:
- the LOC109768794 gene encoding non-specific lipid transfer protein GPI-anchored 15 has protein sequence MARRRSGGISFSPALSLGLAVLAVTWAASTAQQQQQQPPAVPTVSVPSCPPVQASLSPCVSYFIGNSSSPSDACCVQMRALFQSQAPCLCAAVSAVPAQLGSVVGGLLPTACNLPPNACSAVTGTSGSAPAGGAAAPSSSGTPTDAAAAAPATGPADANPAGTPSGGGVKSVPGTVDSAAECKGTSAAVAVLLAMAASFLAASVF, from the exons ATGGCTCGACGCCGGAGCGGCGGCATCTCGTTCTCGCCCGCGCTGAGCCTGGGGCTCGCCGTGCTGGCCGTCACATGGGCGGCGTCCACggcacagcagcagcagcagcagccgccggCCGTGCCGACCGTGAGCGTGCCGAGCTGCCCGCCGGTGCAGGCCTCGCTGTCGCCGTGCGTGAGCTACTTCATCGGCAACTCCTCGTCGCCGTCCGACGCGTGCTGCGTCCAGATGCGGGCCCTGTTCCAGTCGCAGGCGCCCTGCCTCTGCGCCGCCGTGTCCGCCGTGCCCGCCCAGCTCGGGTCCGTGGTCGGCGGCCTGCTCCCCACCGCGTGCAACCTGCCCCCCAACGCCTGCTCTG CCGTGACAGGGACCTCGGGCTCTGCTCCGGCCGGTGGCGCAGCGGCGCCGTCGTCGTCGGGGACGCCTACTGATGCTGCTGCGGCTGCGCCGGCGACCGGTCCCGCTGATGCGAACCCGGCTGGCACGCCTTCCGGTGGTGGGGTGAAGTCGGTTCCGGGGACGGTTGATTCGGCCGCCGAGTGCAAGGGGACCTCTGCTGCCGTCGCGGTCCTCCTGGCCATGGCTGCCTCGTTCCTAGCTGCTTCTGTTTTCTGA
- the LOC109768790 gene encoding uncharacterized protein: MARSGLGVVAVLVLAATATLCSAQMTMTMPMPTCAPVPLSLSPCIGYLFGAGSAALPSCCSQLQAFFQSQGPCLCAMSKLAPSPFGLVLGQVQGMIPNVCNLPTDPCDDVFGASNSTDDSTPQPTTKAAAPEAAPPAATPAEPEPEHAATTSTTPESAGATEAPPAAGDDSPAVATKTGQVAPQGAGSSTDSQGISKLPELLHAAGAPSSAAATVLISVVLAYVSAMFV, from the exons ATGGCTCGGAGCGGGCTCGGGGTGGTCGCCGTCCTCGTCCTCGCCGCGACGGCGACCCTGTGCTCGGCGCAGATGACGATGACGATGCCGATGCCGACGTGCGCGCCGGTGCCGCTCAGCCTGTCCCCGTGCATCGGCTACCTCTTCGGCGCCGGCTCGGCGGCGCTGCCGTCGTGCTGCTCGCAGCTCCAGGCCTTCTTCCAGTCCCAGGGGCCCTGCCTGTGCGCCATGTCCAAGCTCGCGCCCAGCCCCTTCGGCCTCGTCCTCGGCCAGGTCCAGGGCATGATCCCCAACGTGTGCAACCTGCCCACCGACCCGTGCGATG ATGTCTTTGGCGCGAGCAATTCGACGGACGACTCCACCCCGCAGCCAACCACAAAGGCCGCGGCTCCAGAAGCGGCACCTCCGGCAGCTACTCCCGCCGAGCCTGAGCCAGAGCATGCAGCCACAACGTCGACGACGCCGGAGAGTGCCGGTGCGACTGAAGCTCCCCCGGCAGCAGGTGACGATTCTCCGGCTGTTGCCACGAAGACAGGACAGGTTGCCCCCCAAGGCGCTGGATCAAGCACCGATTCACAGGGGATATCAAAGCTCCCAGAACTGCTGCACGCAGCAGGCGCGCCGAGCTCCGCCGCTGCCACCGTGCTCATCAGTGTGGTTCTTGCCTATGTTTCGGCCATGTTTGTGTAA
- the LOC109768789 gene encoding protein CDC73 homolog: MDPHSLHKPSGKKNTNPRTTRSSENQSSGAAMDPLAVLRDYAARGDLDKIIFNGDDVLFGDDYTFPANAPTAFTSKQSGRPYPLSAAVFLAQHNDLKHTDFLQAARLRRIPPVSLPDRKTFLDFLHFGDSSLPSAEPLLPSSFAQDAHPPPPPPPPENEEGEGPDADDASTAHVRALERPLKDRNAVLDARGRDFLAIYHAALRREEDRLRNKDAAPSATGRHEPSAAAAASLANPKLDKSLGDGFVPIILVPSASQTLITIYNVRDFLEDFVFVPSDEKMRAMKGSPKPECVTLQKKHVRGAGGPVAFEVRDKPASLKADDWARVVAVFVLGKEWQFKDWPFKGHVDIFNKVIGFFVRFEDDSVDSAKVVKQWNVKIISISKNKRHQDRPAALEVWDRLDEFVRARS, from the exons ATGGATCCGCATTCGCTTCACAAACCCTCCGGAAAAAAAAACACAAAccccagaaccaccagatccagcGAGAACCAGAGCTCCGGCGCGGCCATGGATCCCCTGGCCGTGCTCCGGGACTACGCCGCCCGCGGCGACCTGGACAAGATCATCTTCAACGGCGACGACGTCCTCTTCGGCGACGACTACACCTTCCCGGCCAACGCCCCCACCGCCTTCACCTCCAAGCAGTCGGGCCGCCCCTACCCGCTCTCCGCCGCCGTCTTCCTCGCCCAGCACAACGACCTCAAGCACACCGACTTCCTCCAGGCCGCCCGCCTCCGCCGGATCCCGCCCGTCTCCCTCCCGGACCGCAAGACCTTCCTCGACTTCCTCCACTTCGGGGACAGCTCCCTCCCCTCCGCCGagcccctcctcccctcctccttcgCGCAGGAcgcccacccgccgccgcccccgccgccgccggagaacGAGGAGGGGGAGGGCCCCGACGCCGACGACGCCTCCACCGCCCACGTCCGCGCCCTCGAGCGGCCCCTCAAGGACCGCAACGCCGTCCTCGACGCCCGCGGCCGCGACTTCCTCGCCATCTACCACGCCGCGCTGCGCCGCGAGGAGGACCGCCTCCGCAACAAGGACGCCGCGCCCTCCGCCACGGGCCGGCACgagccctccgccgccgccgccgcctccctcgcgAACCCCAAGCTCGACAAGTCGCTCGGCGACGGCTTCGTGCCCATCATACTGGTGCCCAGCGCGTCGCAGACGCTCATCACCATCTACAACGTGAGGGACTTCCTGGAGGACTTCGTGTTCGTGCCCAGCGACGAGAAGATGCGGGCCATGAAGGGGAGCCCCAAGCCCGAGTGCGTCACCCTGCAGAAGAAGCACGTCCGCGGTGCTGGCGGTCCGGTGGCGTTCGAGGTCAGGGACAAGCCGGCCTCGCTCAAGGCCGACGACTGGGCGCGGGTCGTGGCCGTGTTTGTGCTCGGAAAGGAGTGGCAGTTCAAGGACTGGCCCTTCAAGGGTCATGTGGACATCTTCAACAAAG TTATTGGGTTCTTTGTACGCTTTGAAGATGATAGTGTGGATTCAGCAAAAGTGGTCAAACAGTGGAATGTCAAAATCATATCT ATAAGCAAGAATAAAAGGCATCAAGACAGACCGGCTGCTCTGGAGGTGTGGGATCGGCTGGATGAATTTGTGCGGGCACGCTCATAG